The proteins below come from a single Natrinema sp. SYSU A 869 genomic window:
- a CDS encoding rnhA operon protein produces the protein MADPNAVDADGVDDEPDADPADDRENRSEELPREVVDEAERLTRLERTAVDENEIEAYEDRRDELLDDHDFTARIRDDGDDVLVLHPEEWHEDGVIRTDRIEDIDRALEIPLEGSENPDDWESVDEYNRELVAAVREGHGDVHGDNAALLADFAGNHYAKPMDTLTSEELTEFRTDYVVRNAWPSEKQQKVIAESISLVFETAEEPVSEGQF, from the coding sequence ATGGCCGATCCGAACGCAGTCGACGCCGACGGTGTGGACGACGAGCCGGACGCAGACCCCGCCGACGATCGTGAGAATCGAAGCGAGGAACTCCCCAGAGAGGTCGTCGACGAAGCCGAACGGCTGACGCGACTCGAGCGAACTGCGGTCGACGAAAACGAGATCGAGGCCTACGAGGACCGGCGCGACGAGTTGCTCGATGACCACGACTTCACCGCCCGCATCCGTGACGACGGCGACGACGTGCTCGTACTCCATCCCGAGGAGTGGCACGAGGACGGGGTTATCCGGACCGACCGAATCGAAGACATCGACCGCGCGCTCGAGATTCCACTCGAGGGATCCGAGAATCCGGACGACTGGGAGTCAGTCGACGAATACAATCGAGAGCTCGTCGCGGCGGTCAGGGAGGGTCACGGCGACGTTCACGGCGACAACGCAGCGTTGCTCGCCGATTTCGCTGGCAACCACTACGCGAAGCCGATGGACACGCTGACCAGCGAGGAGCTCACGGAGTTTCGCACGGACTACGTGGTTCGGAACGCTTGGCCGTCGGAAAAACAACAGAAAGTGATCGCGGAATCGATAAGTCTGGTCTTCGAGACGGCAGAGGAGCCGGTCTCGGAGGGCCAGTTCTAG
- the rnhA gene encoding ribonuclease HI translates to MPVIECDVEAARERLEAAGVAVDSGNTDHERWRASRGGATAIAYDDKVVIQGSDPRDIEALLREGGGRAHVYFDGGSRGNPGPAAIGWVIVTGDGIVAEGGETIGTATNNQAEYEALIAALEAARDYGYDEVHIRGDSELIVKQVRGEYDTNNPELREKRVTVHELLRPFDEWTLEYVPREVNDRADGLVNEALDQA, encoded by the coding sequence ATGCCGGTCATCGAGTGCGACGTCGAGGCGGCTCGCGAACGACTCGAGGCGGCGGGTGTCGCCGTCGACTCGGGAAACACTGACCACGAACGTTGGCGGGCGAGCCGCGGCGGCGCGACCGCCATCGCCTACGACGATAAGGTCGTCATCCAGGGATCGGACCCGCGCGACATCGAAGCACTGCTCCGCGAAGGCGGCGGCCGCGCCCACGTCTATTTCGACGGCGGCTCCCGAGGCAATCCCGGCCCGGCCGCGATCGGCTGGGTGATTGTCACCGGCGACGGCATCGTCGCCGAGGGCGGCGAGACGATTGGAACGGCGACGAACAATCAGGCCGAGTACGAGGCGCTGATCGCGGCGCTCGAGGCCGCGCGCGACTACGGCTACGACGAGGTTCATATCCGCGGTGACTCTGAACTCATCGTCAAGCAGGTCCGCGGCGAGTACGACACCAACAACCCCGAACTCCGCGAGAAGCGCGTGACCGTCCACGAACTACTGCGGCCGTTCGATGAGTGGACGCTGGAATACGTTCCTCGAGAGGTCAACGATCGTGCGGACGGTCTCGTGAACGAGGCGCTCGACCAGGCCTAG
- a CDS encoding PadR family transcriptional regulator has protein sequence MSEAQSITGEQSIARELTAFQNNILVILAKEPMYGLAIKRELEDYYGTEVNHGRLYPNLDELVDLGLVEKSELDKRTNQYSLTDDGYDAVLDGIQWSLSKVVTGDDRADEIREIVENSY, from the coding sequence ATGTCAGAGGCTCAATCAATCACCGGCGAACAGAGTATTGCACGCGAACTCACAGCCTTCCAGAACAACATCCTCGTCATCCTCGCTAAGGAGCCGATGTACGGCCTAGCGATCAAACGCGAACTCGAGGACTACTACGGCACGGAAGTCAACCACGGCCGACTCTACCCCAACCTCGACGAACTCGTCGATCTGGGACTGGTCGAGAAGAGTGAACTCGACAAGCGAACCAACCAGTATTCGCTGACTGACGACGGCTACGACGCCGTCCTCGACGGCATCCAGTGGTCCCTCTCGAAGGTCGTCACGGGCGACGACCGTGCCGACGAGATCCGCGAAATCGTCGAAAACAGCTACTAG
- a CDS encoding alpha/beta hydrolase, producing MSDTDHAAVLRRQFLRTSGTIGTVAVAGCSRLDLRDESNANQSNEQDGEETDDDRAASVSVHEDVTYAARDAGEMKLDLYVPETDENPPLVVYIHGGGWVFETRKNAPDLARYAAEWGCAITSVSYRLAAIPDDADFPTESIENNPTPRGVFPDQIIDVKAAIRWLRANADEYGFDAARVATWGASAGGHLAALAGTLDDIETLPGDAYPDDAIAKVVAPDQSGTVQAVVDWYGISDLLELPSQPDGFESFLLGGDVSENRDKAKRASPTTYVGPETPPFLITHGREDQVVSIRQSRLLFEALQASAVGATMYELHDLGHVFGAESERTAMEQLIVDPRPAQTVTATAHLEAGAETGASTDGLLERAPPAGPDAIEQFLDRTIA from the coding sequence ATGAGCGATACAGACCATGCGGCGGTGTTGCGACGGCAATTCCTGAGAACGTCCGGAACGATCGGAACGGTCGCAGTCGCGGGTTGTTCGCGCCTGGACCTGCGCGATGAGTCGAACGCGAATCAGTCGAACGAGCAGGACGGCGAGGAGACGGACGACGACCGGGCGGCATCCGTTTCGGTTCACGAAGACGTCACGTATGCAGCGCGCGACGCGGGCGAGATGAAACTCGATCTATACGTCCCGGAGACTGACGAAAACCCGCCGCTCGTCGTCTATATCCACGGCGGTGGATGGGTCTTCGAAACTCGAAAGAACGCACCAGATCTGGCGCGGTACGCCGCAGAGTGGGGGTGTGCGATAACCAGCGTGAGTTACCGATTAGCGGCGATTCCGGACGACGCCGATTTCCCGACCGAAAGCATCGAGAACAATCCGACGCCGAGGGGCGTCTTCCCGGACCAGATTATCGACGTGAAGGCCGCGATCAGGTGGCTCCGAGCGAACGCCGACGAGTACGGCTTCGACGCGGCCCGCGTCGCGACGTGGGGCGCGTCGGCCGGTGGTCACTTGGCAGCCCTCGCTGGCACCCTCGATGACATCGAGACCCTCCCCGGAGACGCCTATCCGGACGACGCCATCGCGAAAGTCGTCGCCCCCGACCAGTCGGGCACCGTGCAGGCGGTCGTTGACTGGTATGGCATCAGTGACCTCCTCGAACTTCCGAGTCAACCGGACGGATTCGAATCGTTCCTCCTCGGTGGGGACGTCTCGGAGAATCGGGACAAAGCCAAGCGGGCGAGTCCGACGACCTACGTCGGTCCGGAGACGCCGCCGTTCCTCATCACGCACGGCCGCGAGGACCAGGTCGTCTCCATCCGGCAGAGCCGACTACTGTTCGAGGCGCTGCAAGCGTCCGCCGTCGGCGCGACGATGTACGAACTCCACGACTTGGGTCACGTTTTCGGGGCAGAGTCGGAACGAACGGCGATGGAGCAACTCATTGTGGACCCGCGGCCCGCGCAAACGGTCACCGCGACCGCCCACCTCGAGGCCGGAGCCGAAACCGGAGCGTCAACGGACGGGTTGCTCGAGCGCGCCCCGCCCGCGGGACCGGACGCGATCGAGCAATTCCTCGATCGGACGATCGCGTGA
- the gfcR gene encoding transcriptional regulator GfcR produces MKNVDDLIESAAELAARGLSKGEIADELNVSRETASWLVERSSTTPQPTDQAAEPPENGGGGPQDIHVDWSAIGRDSKRMSAIASAMADMLAKHGDDIDLTIGIEKAGGPIATLVARELETDLGTYTPAKHQWEEGDIEELGGTFSRNFAGIRDRECYIVDDTITSGTTMRETIEAIRSEGGKPLACVVLADKQGLEELEGVPIYSLLQVISVGKDD; encoded by the coding sequence ATGAAAAACGTCGACGACCTCATCGAGAGCGCGGCCGAACTCGCGGCCCGCGGACTCTCGAAGGGCGAAATCGCGGACGAGCTGAACGTTTCCCGGGAGACCGCGAGCTGGCTCGTCGAGCGCAGCAGTACGACACCGCAGCCAACCGATCAGGCAGCTGAACCACCGGAAAACGGCGGGGGTGGCCCACAGGACATCCACGTCGACTGGTCCGCAATCGGCCGGGACAGCAAGCGAATGAGTGCCATCGCCTCAGCGATGGCCGACATGCTCGCCAAACACGGCGACGACATCGATCTGACGATCGGGATCGAGAAGGCCGGCGGCCCCATCGCCACCCTCGTCGCGCGCGAACTCGAGACCGATCTCGGGACCTACACCCCCGCGAAACACCAGTGGGAAGAGGGCGATATCGAGGAACTCGGCGGCACGTTCAGCCGGAACTTCGCCGGTATCCGCGATCGGGAGTGTTACATTGTCGACGACACCATCACCAGCGGCACCACCATGCGCGAGACCATCGAGGCCATCCGCTCCGAGGGCGGGAAACCCCTCGCCTGTGTCGTCCTCGCCGATAAACAGGGACTCGAGGAACTCGAGGGCGTCCCCATCTACTCGCTGTTGCAGGTCATCAGCGTCGGTAAGGACGACTGA
- a CDS encoding transcription initiation factor IIB: MTRSTRQRERTRETDETEDQEGVRACPECESDNLVKDSDRGELICEDCGLVVEEEQIDPGPEWRAFNHQERQEKSRVGAPTTQTMHDKGLTTTIDWKDKDAYGRSISSKKRSQMHRLRKWQERIRTKDAGERNLQFALSEIDRMASALGVPRSVREVASVIYRRALKEDLIRGRSIEGVATSALYAACRKEGIPRSLEEISEVSRVERKEIGRTYRYISQELGLEMRPVDPKKYVPRFCSELELSEEVQTKANEIIEKTAEEGLLSGKSPTGYAAAAIYAASLLCNEKKTQREVADVAQVTEVTIRNRYQEQIEAMGIHG, translated from the coding sequence ATGACACGGTCCACCCGCCAGCGGGAGCGAACGCGCGAGACGGACGAGACCGAGGATCAAGAGGGGGTACGTGCCTGCCCCGAGTGTGAATCGGATAATCTCGTTAAGGACTCCGACCGGGGTGAGCTCATCTGTGAAGACTGTGGGCTCGTCGTGGAGGAAGAACAAATCGATCCTGGCCCGGAGTGGCGGGCGTTCAACCACCAGGAACGACAGGAGAAGTCCCGCGTCGGCGCGCCGACGACACAGACGATGCACGACAAGGGACTGACGACGACCATCGACTGGAAGGACAAGGACGCCTACGGGCGCTCTATTTCCTCGAAAAAGCGCAGCCAGATGCACCGACTGCGGAAGTGGCAGGAACGCATCCGCACCAAAGACGCCGGCGAGCGCAACCTGCAGTTCGCACTCAGTGAGATCGATCGGATGGCCTCCGCACTGGGCGTCCCGCGCTCGGTCCGCGAGGTCGCGTCCGTCATCTACCGACGTGCGCTCAAGGAAGACCTCATCCGCGGGCGTTCGATCGAAGGTGTCGCGACGTCCGCACTGTACGCCGCCTGTCGAAAGGAAGGGATTCCCCGCTCGCTCGAGGAAATCTCGGAAGTCTCCCGCGTCGAACGCAAAGAGATCGGTCGCACGTATCGATACATCTCGCAGGAACTCGGCCTCGAGATGCGTCCCGTCGACCCGAAAAAGTACGTCCCGCGCTTCTGTTCTGAACTCGAACTGTCCGAAGAGGTCCAGACCAAGGCCAACGAGATCATCGAGAAGACGGCCGAGGAAGGACTGCTCTCCGGGAAGTCACCAACGGGCTACGCCGCGGCCGCAATCTACGCTGCGTCCCTGCTCTGCAACGAGAAGAAGACCCAACGCGAGGTTGCCGATGTCGCACAGGTGACCGAGGTGACGATCCGGAACCGGTATCAGGAACAGATCGAAGCGATGGGAATTCACGGCTAA
- a CDS encoding sugar O-acetyltransferase, whose protein sequence is MSREKEKMLDGELYDPTDPELVADRNRVRDLTSQYNNTAPDNQTERRDLIEDLFGSVGEDCQIEPPFRCDYGYNIHVGENFYANFDCVILDAGRVEIGRNCMIAPGVHIYTATHPLDATERIKGSEYAKPVTIGDNVWIGGKAVINPGVTVGDDSVIASGAVVTEDVPDEAVVQGNPATVVKDLSDN, encoded by the coding sequence ATGAGTAGGGAAAAAGAAAAGATGCTGGACGGGGAGCTGTACGACCCGACCGACCCCGAGCTTGTGGCCGACCGGAACCGTGTGCGAGACCTAACAAGTCAATACAATAACACGGCACCTGACAACCAAACTGAACGGCGAGATCTGATAGAAGACCTCTTTGGGTCGGTAGGCGAGGACTGTCAGATCGAGCCTCCATTTCGCTGTGACTATGGATACAATATCCACGTCGGTGAGAACTTCTACGCAAACTTCGACTGTGTCATTTTGGATGCGGGCCGAGTAGAGATCGGTCGGAACTGCATGATCGCACCTGGCGTCCACATCTACACGGCGACCCATCCGCTCGACGCCACCGAGCGAATCAAAGGGTCAGAGTACGCTAAACCGGTTACAATCGGTGACAACGTCTGGATCGGTGGGAAGGCTGTTATTAATCCCGGTGTGACTGTCGGAGACGACAGCGTCATCGCCTCCGGAGCAGTCGTGACCGAGGATGTTCCCGACGAGGCCGTCGTACAAGGCAACCCCGCGACCGTAGTAAAAGATCTGAGCGATAACTGA